A region from the Verrucomicrobiia bacterium genome encodes:
- a CDS encoding DUF1259 domain-containing protein — protein MNKTNSFLCSFFACFLLIHTGSFAADIPQASQQETFKRIEELTGAKGAYDEKEQVFKVSFPRKDLEVNAAGAKITPPMGLTAWAAFKLMGDHTMMMGDMVMTEDQVNPVMSVALENGLEVTALHNHFFWDSPKIMFMHIGGMRDTEALAQAVGKVFEKIRETSGGKGEKPYLEIDPSKTSLDPKNIEEIMGKTGKMNDGVYKITIGRTTQMGGHEMGNAMGVNTWAAFIGSDEKALVDGDFAMLESEVQPVLKALRGAGINIVAIHNHMTMENPRIIFLHYWGIGATVDLAKALKAALDLQKQ, from the coding sequence ATGAATAAAACAAATTCTTTTTTATGCTCATTCTTTGCTTGTTTTTTATTAATCCACACCGGCTCTTTTGCCGCCGACATCCCTCAAGCCTCTCAGCAGGAGACCTTTAAGCGAATCGAAGAGCTGACGGGTGCCAAAGGCGCTTACGACGAAAAGGAGCAAGTCTTCAAAGTCAGCTTTCCTCGTAAAGATTTAGAAGTTAATGCGGCCGGGGCCAAAATAACTCCACCAATGGGACTTACCGCCTGGGCTGCTTTCAAGCTGATGGGCGATCATACCATGATGATGGGCGACATGGTGATGACCGAAGACCAGGTCAACCCGGTCATGAGCGTTGCGCTTGAAAATGGTTTGGAGGTTACGGCGCTCCACAATCATTTCTTTTGGGATTCTCCGAAAATAATGTTCATGCATATTGGCGGAATGCGGGATACGGAAGCTTTAGCCCAAGCGGTCGGAAAGGTTTTTGAAAAAATCAGAGAGACAAGCGGCGGCAAAGGCGAAAAGCCTTATCTTGAAATTGATCCCTCAAAGACATCTCTCGACCCCAAGAACATCGAAGAAATCATGGGTAAAACTGGAAAAATGAACGACGGCGTTTATAAGATTACCATTGGCCGGACCACTCAAATGGGCGGTCACGAAATGGGTAACGCGATGGGCGTGAATACCTGGGCCGCTTTTATCGGGAGCGATGAAAAGGCGTTGGTTGACGGCGATTTTGCCATGCTCGAATCCGAAGTGCAGCCCGTATTGAAGGCTTTGCGCGGCGCGGGAATCAATATCGTCGCGATTCACAACCATATGACGATGGAAAATCCGAGAATCATTTTTCTGCATTATTGGGGGATTGGCGCAACAGTCGATCTCGCCAAAGCCTTAAAGGCCGCATTGGACTTACAGAAACAATGA
- a CDS encoding acetate--CoA ligase family protein has translation MSTLTEKKTDLSKIASLFSPHSIAVIGASRNPETVGHAMVDNLRRGGFKGQLHLVNPKADEICGLPCFHSVEAIPSPFDLAVIIVPPAAAAETLRACGEKGAKAAIVITAGFREIGEDGRRREEELLAAAQDYGIAMLGPNCLGLINTDPDFLVNASFARAMPAAGNIAFVSQSGALCTAVLDYAKGAGIGFSKFVSLGNKSGLNEIDMLNYLKTDSGTDVILMYVEDLVNARRFIDTSSEITGDLEKSKPILVIKSGRTAQGAKAAQSHTGSLMGADEVYDAIFAQAGVLRMDSIQEMFDLAIAFSKQPFPKGPRVAIVTNAGGPGILATDTCIRGGLSLSSFSPETKAALAKALPPTANIHNPIDVIGDARAGRYEEALRIVAQDTEVDSLLVILTPQAMTAIEETARVIVKAAAASKVPIIACFMGIADVSAGVRILEENGIPHYRFPENAGQVLGRMYRYHQWIQRPRTTIKSFDVDKGAVQKIIRETAESGQTMVPIDRAMEILKIYGFPVLPFGFASSEEDAGKTARGIGFPVVIKAISPQIVHKFDFGAVRLDLRNEGDVLAACREIKEKFAKVFPKGRLEGFFVQRMSGKGTEVILGMNRDPALGPTVMFGLGGIYVEVLKDVTFRLAPLRKRSAELMVQSIRSYKILQGVRGEKKSDIAKVVECIERLSQLTMDHPQIKEIDVNPLMVHTEGAGASVLDARIIIGR, from the coding sequence ATGAGCACCCTTACTGAGAAAAAGACCGACCTCTCCAAGATAGCGTCCCTCTTTTCTCCCCATTCCATCGCTGTCATCGGAGCGTCGCGCAATCCCGAAACCGTGGGCCATGCCATGGTGGACAATCTCCGGCGCGGCGGGTTCAAAGGGCAGCTCCATCTCGTCAATCCGAAAGCCGACGAGATTTGCGGTCTTCCCTGCTTTCATTCGGTTGAAGCCATTCCTTCGCCGTTCGATCTCGCGGTCATCATCGTCCCGCCCGCCGCGGCCGCGGAAACCCTGCGCGCCTGCGGGGAAAAAGGGGCCAAAGCGGCCATCGTGATCACGGCGGGCTTCCGCGAAATCGGCGAAGACGGCCGCAGGCGTGAAGAGGAACTGCTGGCCGCGGCCCAGGATTACGGCATCGCGATGCTGGGCCCGAATTGCCTGGGCCTGATCAATACGGACCCTGACTTTCTCGTCAATGCAAGCTTCGCCCGCGCGATGCCCGCCGCCGGAAACATCGCTTTTGTTTCGCAGAGCGGGGCGCTTTGCACCGCCGTCCTCGACTACGCCAAAGGCGCCGGCATCGGCTTTTCGAAATTCGTCAGCCTGGGAAACAAGTCGGGACTCAACGAAATCGACATGCTGAATTACCTGAAGACGGATTCCGGGACCGACGTGATCCTCATGTACGTCGAAGACCTGGTGAACGCCCGGCGGTTCATCGATACCAGCAGCGAAATTACGGGTGACCTGGAGAAATCCAAACCCATCCTCGTCATCAAATCGGGACGTACTGCGCAAGGCGCGAAAGCAGCGCAATCCCATACCGGCTCGCTGATGGGCGCCGACGAAGTTTACGACGCGATTTTCGCGCAGGCCGGGGTGCTGCGGATGGACAGCATCCAGGAGATGTTCGATCTTGCCATCGCCTTCTCCAAGCAGCCCTTTCCCAAAGGGCCGCGCGTGGCCATCGTGACCAATGCCGGCGGCCCCGGGATCCTTGCCACCGACACCTGCATCCGCGGCGGGCTGAGCCTTTCTTCCTTTTCGCCGGAAACAAAAGCGGCCCTGGCTAAAGCGCTTCCGCCCACGGCCAATATCCACAACCCGATCGACGTCATCGGGGATGCCCGCGCCGGCCGCTATGAAGAAGCCCTGCGCATCGTAGCGCAGGACACGGAAGTCGACAGCCTGCTCGTCATCCTGACGCCGCAGGCCATGACCGCGATCGAGGAAACCGCGCGCGTGATCGTAAAGGCCGCCGCCGCGAGCAAGGTGCCCATCATCGCGTGTTTTATGGGCATTGCCGACGTTTCTGCCGGCGTAAGAATCCTGGAAGAGAACGGTATTCCCCATTACCGTTTTCCGGAAAATGCCGGGCAAGTCCTCGGCCGGATGTACCGGTACCACCAATGGATCCAGCGCCCGCGGACCACGATCAAATCCTTTGACGTGGACAAAGGCGCCGTCCAAAAGATCATTCGCGAAACCGCCGAAAGCGGCCAGACGATGGTGCCGATCGACCGGGCCATGGAAATCCTCAAAATCTACGGCTTCCCGGTTCTCCCGTTCGGCTTCGCGTCTTCGGAAGAAGATGCGGGCAAGACCGCTCGCGGCATAGGTTTCCCCGTCGTCATCAAGGCGATTTCGCCGCAAATCGTGCATAAATTCGATTTCGGCGCGGTCCGCCTGGATCTCCGGAATGAAGGGGATGTCCTCGCGGCCTGCCGCGAAATAAAAGAGAAATTCGCCAAAGTGTTTCCCAAAGGGCGCCTGGAGGGTTTCTTCGTGCAGCGGATGTCCGGCAAGGGGACAGAAGTCATCCTCGGCATGAACCGCGATCCGGCGCTCGGTCCCACGGTGATGTTCGGTCTGGGGGGGATCTATGTGGAGGTGCTGAAAGATGTGACTTTCCGGCTCGCGCCGCTGCGCAAGCGCAGCGCCGAGCTGATGGTGCAATCCATCCGCAGTTATAAAATCCTTCAGGGCGTGCGCGGCGAAAAAAAATCCGACATCGCGAAAGTGGTGGAATGCATCGAACGCCTTTCCCAGCTCACCATGGACCACCCGCAAATCAAGGAAATCGACGTCAATCCCCTGATGGTCCACACGGAAGGCGCCGGCGCATCCGTTCTCGACGCGCGGATCATTATAGGCCGATAA
- a CDS encoding DUF1232 domain-containing protein, producing MFGKRLTEKFKKELRIYQLILKDSRTPGISKWFLGMAVAYALSPIDLIPDFIPLLGVLDDLIIVPLLIWLGIRSIPKKILEDCRNQANNQEN from the coding sequence TTGTTCGGAAAACGCTTAACAGAAAAATTTAAAAAAGAGCTGAGAATTTACCAGCTTATTTTGAAGGATTCCCGGACGCCGGGAATTTCGAAATGGTTCTTAGGAATGGCGGTTGCCTACGCCCTTTCTCCCATCGACCTTATTCCGGACTTTATACCCCTTCTTGGAGTGTTAGACGATCTGATTATTGTTCCCTTGCTCATTTGGCTTGGCATTCGCTCCATTCCCAAAAAGATTTTAGAGGATTGCCGAAACCAAGCAAACAACCAGGAGAATTGA
- a CDS encoding dihydrofolate reductase family protein, whose translation MRKLIVLSFISLDGVIQAPGGPEEDTSDGFKYGGWTFPYFDGVSGEIMAEQMSRPFNLLLGRKTYDIFAGYWPHHGDKWPGVNDAPKYVASRNSSLKLEWKNSVLLKGDIAEEVQKLRKQNGPELHVYGSGDFIQTLLKHDLIDELWLKIFPVTLGKGKRLFAEGAIPAEFTLTDCKVSPSGVIFANYKRAGEVKTGSFAAG comes from the coding sequence ATGAGAAAACTGATCGTTCTTTCCTTTATATCGCTTGATGGCGTCATCCAAGCCCCCGGAGGCCCGGAAGAAGATACTTCGGACGGTTTCAAATACGGCGGCTGGACTTTTCCTTATTTCGATGGCGTGTCGGGAGAGATTATGGCTGAACAGATGTCCCGGCCGTTTAACCTGCTTCTCGGCAGAAAAACTTACGATATTTTTGCCGGGTACTGGCCGCATCATGGAGACAAGTGGCCGGGGGTTAACGACGCGCCCAAGTATGTTGCCTCAAGGAACAGCTCGCTCAAACTTGAATGGAAGAATTCGGTCCTCCTGAAAGGCGACATCGCAGAAGAAGTGCAGAAGCTCAGAAAACAAAACGGTCCCGAGCTGCATGTGTACGGCAGCGGCGATTTCATTCAAACTCTTTTGAAACACGATCTCATCGATGAGCTTTGGCTCAAGATCTTTCCCGTCACTTTGGGGAAGGGTAAACGCCTCTTTGCCGAAGGCGCCATCCCCGCAGAGTTTACTTTGACGGACTGCAAAGTTTCTCCGAGCGGCGTGATCTTTGCCAATTACAAACGGGCGGGAGAGGTCAAAACGGGATCGTTCGCGGCCGGCTGA
- a CDS encoding cupin domain-containing protein — MQLASEIQFREGGIYSKVLAHGKHFSCTLMCLAKGTGMDEHSTPRAGVLHVIQGRGSFALEGTALRMEPGTIICMKASAPHALTAEENVAFLLYLYE; from the coding sequence ATGCAGCTTGCCAGCGAAATCCAGTTCAGAGAAGGCGGGATCTACAGCAAAGTCCTTGCACACGGCAAACATTTCAGCTGTACGCTGATGTGCCTTGCGAAAGGAACAGGGATGGACGAGCATTCCACGCCGCGGGCGGGAGTGCTGCACGTTATCCAGGGCCGTGGATCTTTTGCCCTCGAAGGCACTGCCCTGCGCATGGAGCCCGGCACGATTATCTGCATGAAAGCGTCCGCCCCTCATGCGCTGACGGCCGAAGAGAACGTGGCCTTTTTGCTTTATTTATACGAATAG
- a CDS encoding fatty acid desaturase translates to MLAVLIDWSLIAAALALGIHTRNAGIWLLVLLVVGNRQHALSVLGHDGAHFLICKNRALNDWLACLFSWWPLGVGLHGYRKFHFQHHRYSGTVLDPELDIKRKEKPEWDLPLKKRTMGLYFLKDLLGLSAPNVVHLFEATKPIKKSDWLGPIVVWAIFAGALYHVHHLRVLLFWFAAMPTTFWAMFRVRVYHEHHGTSKTHRVHLPLWYRELFAPHNIWVHYEHHKWPHLPYYFLHKVRHLDASVPIISVFELLSGYKNSEKMESGTVLEQDIQASHPLELLPE, encoded by the coding sequence ATGCTGGCCGTTTTAATCGATTGGTCCCTTATTGCCGCGGCCCTCGCCCTCGGAATTCATACGCGCAATGCCGGGATCTGGCTTCTCGTGCTGCTTGTCGTCGGAAACCGGCAGCATGCCTTGAGCGTGCTGGGTCATGACGGCGCCCATTTTTTAATCTGCAAAAACCGCGCTTTAAATGATTGGCTCGCCTGCCTTTTTTCCTGGTGGCCTTTAGGAGTAGGCCTTCATGGGTATCGAAAATTCCATTTCCAGCATCACCGCTATTCCGGCACGGTCCTCGATCCGGAACTGGACATCAAACGGAAAGAAAAACCGGAGTGGGACCTTCCTTTAAAGAAAAGGACGATGGGACTTTATTTTTTAAAAGATTTGCTGGGACTAAGCGCGCCGAACGTGGTGCATCTTTTCGAAGCGACGAAACCGATCAAAAAAAGCGACTGGCTGGGGCCGATTGTCGTGTGGGCCATATTTGCCGGGGCGCTTTATCACGTGCATCATCTGCGCGTGCTGCTTTTCTGGTTTGCGGCCATGCCCACGACCTTCTGGGCGATGTTCCGAGTGCGCGTGTATCATGAGCATCACGGAACCTCAAAAACGCACCGCGTTCATTTGCCTTTATGGTACCGCGAACTCTTCGCGCCCCATAATATCTGGGTCCATTACGAACATCATAAATGGCCGCACCTGCCCTATTATTTCCTTCATAAAGTGCGGCATCTCGATGCATCGGTCCCCATTATTTCCGTTTTTGAACTTTTATCGGGTTACAAGAACAGCGAAAAAATGGAATCCGGGACCGTGCTGGAGCAAGACATTCAGGCTTCACACCCCCTCGAACTCCTCCCGGAATAA